AGGCGTTCTCGATGCCGAGCAGGCGCGAGAGCTCCGCGAAGATGGCGTAGTCGTCGCGCGACTGGCCGGTAGGCGGCTGCACGCTTTTCATGGCAGCCACCACCGGTTCGCGGGCGGCATAGAAGATGTCGTCGCGCTCCAGCGTGGTGGTGGCGGGCAGCACGATGTCGGCCATCTTGGCGGCCGCCGTCCAGTACTGCTCGTGGACCACGATGGTCTCGGGCTTCTGCCAGGCCTGCACCAGCCGGGCCAGGTCCTGGTGGTGGTGGAAGGGGTTGCCGCCGGCCCAGTACACCAGCCGGATGTCCTGGTAGCGGTAGGTGACGCCGTGGTAGGTGAAGGGCTCGCCGGGGTGTAGCAGCTGGTCGGCGATGCGCGCCACCGGAATGAAGTGCTCGACCGGGTTGCGGCCCTGGTCCACCGTGGGGCCGAAGAAGCGCCGGTAGCGGCTGCCCATCATGTTCTCGGCGCCGTAGCAGCAGGCGAAGCCGCCACCGGGCAGGCCGATCTGGCCGAGCATCGCGGCCACGCTGAGCAAGGCCCAGTAGGGTTGCTCGCCGTGGTGGGCGCGCTGCAGTGCCCAGGCCATGTTGATCATCGACCGGTTCGCGGCCAAGTCGAGCGCCAGTTGCTCGATGTCGGCGGCGGGCAGGCCGGTGATCTGCGCTGCCCACGCGGGCGTCTTGGGCTGGCCGTCGGTGTGGCCGAGCACATAGGCCTCGAACACCTCGAAGCCGGTGCAGTGGCTTTGCAAAAAGGCGCTGTCGTGCAGGCCGCGCACGCGCAGGGTGTGGGCCAGGGCCAGCAGCAATGCGGTGTCGGTGTTGGGTCGGATCGGCCACCACTCCACCTCGCCGCCGGTGTCGATGTCGTCGCGCACCGGGCTGACGTTGATGAAGCGCACGCCAGCGGCCTGCATGGCGCGCAGGCCGCCGCGCACCTGGTGCTCGCTGACGCCACCGACGGCCACCTGGGCGTTCTTGGACGGCACGCCGCCGAAGGTCAGAAAGATCCGCGTGTGTTCGGCCAGCGTCTGCCAGTCGGTGTGCGAATGCATGAGCTGGTCCATCGGCGCGACCAGGTAGGGCATGAGCGAGCGCGCCGCGCCCAGGCTGTAGGAGTCCATGTGCCGCACATAGCCGCCCCAGCAGTTGAGAAAGCGGTGGATCTGGCTTTGCGCATGGTGAAAGCGCCCCGCGCTGGCCCAGCCGTAGGAGCCGCCGAAGATCGACTGGTTGCCGTGCGTGTCTTTCACCCGGCGCAGCTCCTGCGCCACCAGGGCCAGGGCCTCGTCCCATTCCACTTCCACGTACTCGTCCTGCCCGCGTGGCACCGCCGGCCCGCCCTGCCGGGCCGCCAGCCAGCCGCGCCGCACCGCCGGCTTGCGCACCCGCAGGGCCTCGGTGGCGGGATGGTTCTGGAAGTAGCCGATGGGCGAGGGATCCGGGTCGCCTTCGTAGGCGCCGATGCGGGTGCGCGGCGTGTGGGGCTCGTGGACCCGGTACAGGCCCCAGTGCGATGCGGTGTAGGTGGGGCGGTCGTCGGTGGCGGCGGTCATGGAGAACGGTGGTTCAGGCGTAGAAGCGGGAGCCGAGCAGCATCGACAGCTCGGCGGCGGTGGCGTAGATGAGCGGGCGCAGGGCGTCGATGCGCTCGGGCGTCAGGCGGGCGACGGGGCCGGAGATGGCCAGCGCGCCGATCAGGCCTTTCTGGTTGGAGAAAACCGGCGCGGCCAGGCCGCCGATCTCGGAATTGCGTTCGCCGTGCGAGATGTAGGGCAGCCTGGCGCGCACTGCCTCGCTGCCGGACTCCAGCGCGTTGGTGCGCTCGAAGTCCATCAGCACGCGGCCGGCCGCGCCCTTGTCGAGCACCACCGTGTCGCCCTCGGCCACATGCTCGCGCAGCACCTGCTGGCTGTTCTCGCGGAACAGGCACATGCGTTGGTCGCCCAGCCGCTGGAAGAAGGACACGCATTCGTCGCTGTCGCGCACCAGGGCTTTCATGCGCGGGCGGATGCGCTGCTCCAGGTCGAAGCTGTCGGCATAGCAGCAGCCCAGCCGGTAGACCTCGGGGCCGAGCATGTAGCGCTTGCTGGCGTTGACGGTGACGAAGCCTTCCTCGATGAGCGAGAGCAGCATGCGCAGCGTGGTGCTCTTGACCATGCCGGTCTGCGCGGCGATCTCGCTCAGCGTGAGTTCCGGGCGGCGGTGGTCGAAGACCTTGAGGATCTTCAAGGCGCGAAGCGCCGCGTCCACGGGCTTGGTCTTGACGGGGTTGGTGGCGGTGTCCATGTCTCGTTTTCCGGGGGGAGCGGTGGTCAGAGGTCGGGCTCAAAGGCTGGGGAAGGCCGGCGCCATGACGCCGGTGGTGTTGACCCAGACGCTCTTGGTCTGCAGGTAGGCGTCGATCATGGCTTGACCGCCCTCGCGGCCGACGCCCGAGAGGTCGAAGCCGCCGAAGGGCGAGGTCTGCGAGGTCATGCGGTAGGTGTTGACCCAGACGCTGCCCGAGCGTACCCGCGCGGCCATGCGGTGGGCGCGGCCGACGTCGGTGGTCCAGATGCCGGCGCCCAGGCCGAAGCGGGTGCTGTTGGCCAGCGCCACGGCTTCTTCTTCGGTGGAAAAGCGCAGCACCGATAGCACCGGGCCGAAGACTTCTTCCTGCGCGATGCGCATGTCGGCGGTCACGCCGGTGCAGATGGTCGGCTGCACGAAAAGCCCGCCCTGCGCGCCGGTGACCGATTCGCCGCCGCAGGCAATCGTCGCGCCTTCGTCGCGGGCCATGGAGATCATCTTCATGATGTGTTCGAACTGCGGCCGGTTGGCCACCGGCCCGACGTGCGTTGCCGCGTCCATCGGGTCACCCATGCGGATGCGCCGCGCCACGTCGGCCAGCCGCGCGACGAACGCGTCGTGGATCGCGTCGGCCACCAGCAGGCGCGAGCCGGCCACGCAGCTCTGCCCGCCCGAGGCGAAGATGCCGCCGGCCACGCCCTGCACCGCCGCGTCCAGGTCGGCGTCGGCGAAGACGATGTTGGGCGACTTGCCACCCAACTCCAGCGTGGCCGGCCGCATGCGTTTGGCCGCGGCCACATACACCGCCGTGCCCGAGCCGACGCCGCCGGTGAAGGCGACCTTGGCGATGTCGGGATGGTCGGTCAGCGCCGGGCCGATCTCCGCGCCCAGCCCGCACACCACGTTGACCACGCCGTCCGGAAAACCCGCCTCGCGCACCAGCCGCGCGAAGGTGAGCGTGGAGGTGCTGGCGTGCTCCGAGGGCTTGATGACGCAGGTGTTGCCCGCCGCCAGTGCCGGGGCGAGCTTCCAGGCCAGCAGCCGCACCGGCGAGTTCCACGGGATGATCATCGCGATCACGCCGAGCGGCTCGCGCAGTGTGTAGTTGAAGTGGCCGGGTGCCTCGACCGGAATCACCCGGCCTTCGATCTTGTCGCACAGGCCGCCGTAGTAGCGGTACCACTCGGCGGTGTTGAGCATCTGCCGCAGCATCTCGGTGTAGGTCTTGCCGTTGTCGCGGACCTCGGCCAGTGCCAGCTCCTTCGCGTTGGCCTCGACCAGGTCGCCGAGCCGGCGCATCAGCGCGGCGCGCTTCGTGGCAGAGATGCCGGCCCAGGCGGCGTTGCGGAAGGCGGCCGATGCCGCCGCCACCGCACGGTCGATGTCCTCGGGGGTGGAGCGCGGGATCTGCGCCCAGACCTGCGTGGTCCAGGGGTTCTCGCTGTCCAGGTAGGCGCCCTGCGCGGGCGGGCAGTCGTGGCCGTCGATCAGGTTCTCGTAGCGTGCCGTCATGGCGTGGTGTCCTTGTCGATGCGACAGAAAGGGGGCGAAGAAAAATGGATCGGTGTCAGACCAGCCGCAGCGCACGCGCGCAACGCCAGACCGGCTCCAGCAGCAGGTTGCTGAACACCACCCGCACGAAGTGGAAGGCCAGCACCAGCGGCACCGATACCTGCAGCGCCTGCGCGGTCACCGCCATCTCGGGCATGCCGCCGGGCGCCATGCCCAGCAGGCTGCCGGCCACCGGCAGATGGAAGAGCCAGGCGGCCGCCAGACCGAGCAGGATGAGGATGACCGACAGCACCACCGACGACAGCACCGAGGCCAGCACCAGCCGGTGCGAGCCCCGGATGAACTGGCGCGTCATGGCCGATCCGAGCGAGATGCCGAGCACGCCCTGGGCGATGACGATCCATTCCGCGGGCACATGTTCCGGCGCCACGCCGGACGAGGCGAAGGCTGCCGTGAGCAGGCAGGGCGCGAGCATCCACGGGTTGGGAATGCCGATCTTCTTGCCAAGAAACGCCGCCCCCAGCCCGGCCAGCCACCACAGCATCAGCAGCCCCGGCGAGCCCTGCTGCGACAGCGCGGCGGCCGGCGCGAAGGCATGGCCGGACGGCCCGTGGATCTCGTGCGCCGACAGCAGCGCCACCAGCGCCGGATACACCAGCACCACCAGGATCAGCCGGATCGTCTGGGCCAGCACCACCTGCTGCTCGGACACGCCGGCCTCGCGCGCATGGATCGCCATCAGCACCACGCCGCCGGGCGTGCCGCAGAAAAAGGCGGTGCGCGCATCGAGCCCGCCGAAGCGGCTGAACACCTGCGCGCCGACCAGGCCGGCGGCCACGGTGAGCATGGCGCACAGCACGATCGCCGGCAGGCTGCCGGCCAGCGACAGCAGCACCTGCTGGTTGAAGGTCTGGCCCAGCGCCAGCCCGAGAAAGATCAGCACGTAGGGCCGGATCGGCTCGATGTTGACCGACAGCCCCATCTGCGCGAGCGCGGCCGAGGCGACCAGCGAGCCGAGCAGCCAGCCCAGCGGCACGCCCACCGCGTGCGCGACCCAGCCGCCGCCGAAGGACACCGCCAGCACCAGCACCAGCCGGAGCGCCCAGGCCGCGAGATGCAGCACCCGGACGCTCCGTCCCATGCCCGCGTCCCCCCCGGTCGCGGCCCGAAAACCCGGCTCCTTCATGTCCACACGTCGGACTGCTCGGCATCGATCAGCCGCAGCGCCGCCACCCAGGCCATGTCGACCCAGGCGGGCATTTCGTCGTGCCGGTACTGGCCCGCCGTGTGCTCGCGCACGGCCATCGGCGGCATGACGATCTGGTCCATGCCGCCGGACTGCGCGGCCAGCTGCGCATCGCAGGCGCGCTCCAGAAAGTAGATGTGGTCGAAGGCCTCGGCCACGCTGCGGCCACCCACCAGCAGCCCGTGGTTGCGCAGGATCATGGCCCGGTGGTCGGGACCGAGGTCGCGCACCAGGCGCTCGCGCTCCTCGGTGTCGAGCGCGATGCCTTCGTAGTCGTGGTAGGCCAGGTGGCCGTGGAACTTGAGCGCGTGCTGGCTGATCGGCAGCAGGCCGCAGCGCTGCGCCGACACCGCGATGCCGGCACGCGAATGCGTGTGCACGATGCAGCGCAGGTCGGGCCGCGCGGCATGCAGCGCCGAGTGGATGACGAAGCCCGCACGGTTCACCACCTGGGCCTCGGAGCCGGCTTCGAGCTTGTTGCCTTCGAGATCGATCGCCACCAGGTCGCTGGCGCGCATCTCGTGGAACATGCGGCGGTAGTCGTTGATCAGAAAACGGTCGCCCGGCCCCGGCAGGCGCGCCGAGACATGGGTGTAGATCAGGTCGGCCCAGCGGAAATGCGCGATCAGCCGGTAGAGCGCCGCGAGCTCGCAGCGCGCGGTCCATTCCTCGGCCGGGATGTGCGCCGGCCGGTGTCGCAGATGGTCGCTCGCCATGGCCTCAGACACCGAAGACGTCGTCGAGCGCGCGGCCCAGGCGGTCGAACATCTCGCCGACCTCGGCGGCACTGATGATCTGCGGCGGCGACAGCGCGATGCGGTTGCCGATGAGCCGCACGATGAGCCCGTTGGCCCGGGTGGCGGCCTCGATGCGCGCCATCAGCGCGGCGTCGGCGACGGCCTTGGTGGCGCGGTCGGTCACGATCTCCACCGCGCCGATCAGGCCGACGCCGTTGGCCTCGCCGACGTATTCGCGTCCGGCCAGTTTCGCCAGCCCCGCCAGGAAAAGCGGCTCCACGCTCTTCACGTGGCCGACCAGGTCCATCTCTTCGTAGATGGTCAGGACTTCGTGCGCCACCGCGCAGGCCATGGGATGGCCGCCGTAGGTGTAGCCGTGGGCGAAGCTGCCGAGCTTGTCGGTCTGGGCCATCATGCCGGCGAAGACCCGCTCGCCGATCAGCACCGCCGAGATCGGCACCATCGCCGCCGACAGCGACTTGGCCGAGCAGATCAGGTCGGGCGTCATGCCGTAGGTTTCGCTGCCCCACATTTCGCCGGTGCGGCCGAAGCCGCAGATCACCTCGTCGGCCACCAGCAGGATCTCGTACTTGCGCAGCACCGCCTGGATCTTGTCGAAATAGCCCGCCGGCGCAACGATGGCGCCGCCCGATCCCATCACCGGCTCGGCCCAGAAGGCAGCGATGGTCTCCGGGCCTTCGCGCAGGATCAGGGCCTCGAGCTCCGCGGCCAGGCGGCTGGAGAAGGCCTGCTCGTCCTCGCCCGGATGGGCATGGCGATAGTGGTAGGGCATGCCGGTGTAGAGAAAGCCGTCGAAAGGCAGCCCGAAGCCGGTGTGGAAGTTGGCCTTGGCGGTGAGGCAGGCGGTGATCGCGCCGGTGCCGTGGTAGGCCCCCAGGCGCGAGATGATCTTGCGGCGCTGGGGCTGTCCCTGGCCCGCCCAGTGGTACCAGACCAGCTTGAGCGCGGTGTCGTTGGCCTCGCTGCCGGAGCATTGCAGCAGCACCTTGTCCATGCCGGGCGGCGCGAAGGCGGCGAGCTTGGCCGAGAGTTCGGCGGCCGCCGGCGTCGAGGCACTGCGGAAGTTGTGGTAGTAGCCGATCTCGGTCATGACCTTGGCCGCGACCTGCGCCAGCCGGGCGTTGCCGAAGCCGAGCGAGGCGCACCACAGGCCGGCGGCGGCTTCCAGGTAGCGGGCGCCCTGCTCGTCTTCCACGTAGATGCCGTCACCCCTGGTGATGATGCTCGGGCCGGCGTCGAGGTGGCGGCGCAGGTTGGTGTGCGGATGCACCGAATGGGCGGCATCCATCGATGCGAGCGGGCTGAGCGTAGGTGTAACGGCGGGGGTCAGGGTGATGGACATGGGATGCGGTCTCTGGCGGTGTTCGTGACGGGGATAGGTGGCTCAGCGGGCGTAGTCGCGGGCGGCGCCCTCGGCGGTGACGTAGCCGTCGGCGATGTCGTCGGCGAGCTGCGCGGCATCGCGCTCGGCAGCCGGCCCCCAGCCACCGGCGCCGGCCAGGCGCAGGCGCAGCAGGTCGCCGCCTTGCATGTCGAGCATCTGCTTGGAGATGAGGCGCGTCTCCACGCCGTCGCGCACCAGGGTGGAAGAGGCCAGCGCGCCGGCGCCGCCGCCGTCCATGCCGTGCGGTGGTTTCACGTGGCGGTCGCCCAGCAGCGTGAGCGTGGCCGAGCCACTGAGCAATTCGATGTCCTTGGCCAGGCCGCAGCCGCCGCGCTGGCGCCCCGCGCCGCCGGTGTCGGGCATGAGGGCCAGACGGTGCACCACCACCGGGCTGCCGGCCTCGTGTACTTCCACCGGAATGTTGGCGCAGTTGATGACCGGCGCGGTGCCTTCGAGGCCGTCGGTATCGTGGCGTGCGCCGTAGCCGCCGAACAGCAGGTCGTAGTAGATGAAGCGCTTGCCGGTGTCGGCGTCGATGCCCGAGAGGATCGGGTTGGACCAGTGCGAGAACGCCGCCATGGTCTTGTGCGGCAGGGCCTTGGCCATGGCACCGTTGATGAGTTCGAAGATGCGGATCTGGATCGCCGCGCGGCCGCCCGAGGGGGCCGGGAACTGCGGGTTGAAGAAGCAGCCCTCGCGCGCCTTCACCTCGATGGCACGCAGGCCGCCGTCGTTCTGCGGCAGGGTCGGGTCGGTGAGGCACTTCACCGCGAAGAAACCGTGCGCGCGGGTGAAGTTGAAATAGGCGTTGATCGCCGCGCCGACCTGGTCGCCGGAGCGGGAGAAGTCGATCACCAGGCGGTCGCCGGCGACCTCGATGTCGACCGCCACCGGGATCAGCCCGCCCTCGCCTTCGCCGATGCCGTCGAGCCAGTCGTCGAAGCTGTAGCGGCCGTCGGGAATCTCGGCGATGCGTTCGCGCATGCGCTTCTCGCTGGCGTCCAGGATGTGGTCGACGCAGGCGTCGAGCACGTCGGCGCCGACCGACTTCACCAGCTCGGCGTAGCGGGTGGCGCCCACCTCGTTGGCGTTGCGCTGGGCGGCCAGGTCGCCGACCACCGCGTCGGGCAGGCGGATGTTGCCGCAGAGGATGCGCATGATCTCCACGTCGAACACGCCGCCGCGGATCATCTTCACCGGCAGGATGCGGATGCCTTCCTGGTAGGCCTCGGTCACGCCGATCACCTTCTGCGAGCCCGGCGCCGCGCCGCCCACGTCCACCTGGTGGGCGATGTTGACCACCCAGCCCCAGAACACGCCCTCGATGAAGACCGGGTGGACCATGTAGAAGTCCGGGAAATGGCCGGAGCCCAGCGCGCTGTCGTTGGTGACGATGGCGTCGCCCGGGCTCAGGCTGTCGCCGGGGTACATGGCCGAGACGGTCTTGACCACCGCCGGCATCGAGCCCAGGTGGCCGGGCGTGAAGTTGCCTTGCGACAGCAGCCGGCCGTGGCGGTCGAAGACGCCGGTGGAGAAGTCGTCGGCTTCGCGCACCGCTTCGGAGAACGCGGTGCGGCGCAGGGTGGAACCCATCTCTTCGGCGATGGAGACGAGGTTGTTCCAGACCAGCGAGATGGTGATGGGGCTGACGGTGGGCAGGTCGTGTTTCATGCCGGGGCTCCGATGCGGACGATCAGGTTTCCATGGCCGCTCAGCTCGGCGGTGTCGCCGTGCAGCAGCAGGATGGTGGTTTCGGCTTCCTCGATGACGCACGGCCCCTGGACGGGTTCACCGGGCTTCATGCGGTAGCGGTCGTAGATGGCCACGTCCTCGCCCGGCGCACCGGGCGAGAACCAGGCGCGGCGGGTGCCGATGCGCGGCTCGCCGTCGGATGGCCGCGAAGGCGAGGCCAGGCCGGCGCCGAGCGGGATCGAGCCGTGAAAGGTCCAGTCCACCGCCTCGACTTCGCGGGTCGCGTCGTGGTAGCCGTAGGCCTTGCGGTAGGCCTCGCCGAAAGCCTGGGCGAAGGCCTGCAGGAAGTCGTCTTCGGGCAGGGTCACGTCGGGCACGTCGACATTGATCTCGTAGCCCTGGCCGGCATAACGCGCGGTGGCGGTGAAGCGCTCTTCGCGGCCTTCGGCACGGGCCAGGCGGTCGAGGTCGGCGCCGGCGCGGGCCTGCAGCTCGGCGTGCAGGCGGCGCACGCCGGCCATCGCGCCAACGACCAACGGCGTGACCTGGGTCACGGTGTAGTCGACCTTCGGGTCGGCCGCCAGCAGGCCGACCGCCGAGCCCACGCCCGCGCCGCGCGGCAGCACCAGCGTGGGAATGTGCAGGTTGCGGGCCAGCCGCGCGGCATGCACCGGGCCGGCGCCGCCGAAGCCGACCAGCGCGTACTGCGCCGGGTCGCGTCCGCGTTCGACCGACATCACCCGCAGCGCGCGCTCCATGTTGGCGGTGGCCATGAGGTGGATGCCGAGCGCGGCCTCCTCGATCGAGATGCCGAGCGGCCGGGCGATGTGGATGTCGACCGCGCGGCGAGCGCCTTCGAGGTCGAGCTGCATGTTGCCGCCGTTGAAGGCGCCGGGGTTGAGGTAGCCGAGCACCAGGTTGGCGTCGGTCACCGTCGGCCGGGTGCCGCCGCGGCCGTAGCAGACCGGGCCGGGCTCGGAGCCGGCGCTCTCCGGGCCGATGCGGATCGCGCCGAGTTCGGCCTGGGCGATGGAGCCGCCGCCCGCGCCGATCTCCAGCAGCTCGATCGCCGAGATGTTGAGCGGCAGGCCGGAGCCCTTGGTGTATTGCACCTGGTCGACCTCGAAGGTCGGCAGGATCGCCGGCTCGCCCGCGTCGATGGCGCCGAGCTTGGCGGTGGTGCCGCCCATGTCGAAGGTGAGCAGGTCGGCGATGCCTTCCTCGCGGCCGATGGCGCGGCACATCAGCACGCCGGCGGCCGGGCCGCTCTCGACGATGCGCACCGGCATGCCGGTGGCCAGCTCGGGCGACACCAGGCCGCCGTTGGACTGCATCACGTACAAATCGGCGGCGATGCCCTCGGCCTTGAGCGCGTGGTCGAGCCGGTTGACGTAGCGCGACACGATCGGCTTGACGTAGGCGTTGGCGACCACGGTGGAGGTGCGCTCGTATTCACGGAAACGCGGCGACACCACGCTGGAGAGCGACACGTCGATGGCCAACCCCAGCGCGGTGGCGCGCTCCTGCACGAACTGCTCGTGCGCCGGGTTCACGTAGGAGTGCAGCAGGCAGACGGCGACCGCCTCGTAGCCCTGCTCCACGATGCCGGCGAGCAGCGCGTCGACCTCGGCCGCGTCGGGCGCGACGTTGGACTTGTCGCGCAGGAAGGTGCGCTCGGGCAGCTCGAAGATGTCGCGCCGGCGAATCAGCGGCTCGGGCTTGGCCAGGTGCATGTTGTAGGTGGAATAGCGCTTCTGCCGGCCCAGCAGCAGCACGTCGCGAAAGCCCTGCGTGGTGATCAGCGCGGTGCGCGATCCCTTGCGCTCCAGGATGGCGTTGGTGGCTACCGTGGTCGCGTGCAGCAGCATGCCGACGCCTGCGGCGGCCACGCCCTCGGCGGCCAGCAGGTCTTTCACGCCCTGCACCACCGCGCGCTCGGGTGCGGAGGGCGTGGACAGGGTCTTCCAGTAGCGGGTGACACCCCGGGTCTGGTCTTCGAGCACGAAGTCGGTGAAGGTCCCGCCGATGTCGAAGGAGAGGCGAATCATGTTTTCCATATCCAGGCTGGTCCAGGTTCTGCAGGTCTTGGGTGGCGCCGCGTGTTCCACCGATGGGAACGCGGTTCCATTTTTCGAAGGGACAAATGAAAGCCGGTCAGCGGGCACCGGCCAGGGATTTCTTCTCCATGCGCGACAGCACGCGCACCACCGGCCAAAGCAGCGCCAGGTAGATCAGCGCGGCGGCCACCAGCGGCGTGGCGTTGAAGGTGTTGCCCTGCGCCATGCGGGCCACGCGCAGCAGTTCGGGCAAGGTCACCACGCTGGCCAGCGAGGTCAGCTTGACGGTCTCCAGGATGTTGCTCACCAGGTCCGGCAGCATCTTGCGAACGGCCTGCGGCAGCACCACGTGGACCAGCGTCTGCAGCGTGGTCAGCCCGGTGGAGCGGCTGGCTTCCACCTGGCCGCGCGGAATGCTTTCGATACCGGCGCGAAACACCTCGGCGAAATAGGCCGAGGTGTTGAGCACGAGTGCCAGCACCACCGCCATGAAGGTCGACAGCTCGATGCCCAGGAAGGGCAGCGCGTAGTAGGCGAAGACCAGCAGCACCAGCGGCGGAAAGGCCCGCAGGAAGTCGACGTAGCCGATCAGCGCGATGTCGACCCAGCGCTGTCCGAAGGACTGGGCACTGGCCACCAGCAGGCCCACGGCCAGGCCAAGCGGCACCACCACCGCGCTGAGCTGCAAAGTGATGAGCAGCCCGCGCATCAGCTGCGGCCAGACCAGCGCCAGGATCTCGAGGTTGAAGAAGTTGAGGAGGAAGGCGTCCATGGTGGGTGTGTCGTGTTCCTAGCGGACGTTCCAGGCGTAGCGCCGTTCGAGGCGGCGCGACAGCAGCACCAGCGGCAGCAGCAGCACCAGGTAGCCGATGGCGGCCATGGTCAGCGGCGTGGTGTTGGCGCCTTCGGCCAGCGCCTCGGAAGCGCGCGAGAGCATGTCGGGCACCGCCACGGTCGAGGCCAGCGCGGTGTTCTTGACGGTGGCGACGACACGGCTGGTGAGCGGCGGCACCACCACCCGCACCGCCTGCGGCAGGATCACCAGCCGCAGCGTCTTCACGAAGCTCAGGCCGGTGGACCGGGCCGCGTCCCACTGGCCCTTGTGAATGCTCGCCAGCCCCGCCCAGAACACCTCTTCGGCGAAGGCGGTGAGGATGGCGGCGAGCACCGCCCAGGCCACGAAGAAGCCCGGCAACCGCAGGCCCAGCAGCGGCAGGCCGAAGTAGCAGACGATGATCAGCACCAGCGGCGGCAGCGCGCGGCACACGTCGGCGAAGACCACGATGAGGAAGTTGGCCGGCTTGATGCCGAAGGCCCGCACCGCCGCCAGCAGCAGCCCGCCGGCGAGCCCGGCGGCCACTACCAGCACCGCCAGCTGCAGCGTCTCCCACAGGCCCATGGCGATGGACGGCGCGTACTTCGCCATGAACGCCGGGTTGAAGAAGTTGTCGACGATGGGAGACATCAGCGGTCCACCTGCGACAGGAACTCGCGGGTGCGCGCCTGCTGCGGCGCGCCGAAGACCTGCTCGGCCGTGCCCTGCTCCACGATGGCGCCGTCGGCCATGAAGACCACCGTGTCGGCGGCCTCGCGGGCGAAGCGCATCTCGTGGCTGACCACCATCATGGTCATGCCGCTGTCGCGCAGTTCGCGCATGGTCTGCAGCACGCCGTTGACCAGCTCGGGGTCGAGCGCGCTGGTGGGCTCGTCGAACAGCACCACCTTGGGCTCCAGCGCCAGGGTGCGGGCGATGCCCACCCGCTGCTGCTGGCCGCCGGAGAGCTGCGACGGGTAGTGGCCGGCACGGTCGGACAGCCCCACGCGCTTCAACATCGCCTGGCCGATGGCTTCGGCTTCCTCGCGGCCCTTGCCGAGCACGTGGCGCAGCGCCAGCGTGACGTTGCCCAGCGCGGTCATGTGCGGATAGAGATTGAACGACTGGAACACCATGCCCATCTGGGTGCGCAGCTGGTTCACGTCGACATGCGGCGAATAGATGTTGACCCCGTC
The nucleotide sequence above comes from Xylophilus sp. GOD-11R. Encoded proteins:
- a CDS encoding molybdopterin-dependent oxidoreductase encodes the protein MTAATDDRPTYTASHWGLYRVHEPHTPRTRIGAYEGDPDPSPIGYFQNHPATEALRVRKPAVRRGWLAARQGGPAVPRGQDEYVEVEWDEALALVAQELRRVKDTHGNQSIFGGSYGWASAGRFHHAQSQIHRFLNCWGGYVRHMDSYSLGAARSLMPYLVAPMDQLMHSHTDWQTLAEHTRIFLTFGGVPSKNAQVAVGGVSEHQVRGGLRAMQAAGVRFINVSPVRDDIDTGGEVEWWPIRPNTDTALLLALAHTLRVRGLHDSAFLQSHCTGFEVFEAYVLGHTDGQPKTPAWAAQITGLPAADIEQLALDLAANRSMINMAWALQRAHHGEQPYWALLSVAAMLGQIGLPGGGFACCYGAENMMGSRYRRFFGPTVDQGRNPVEHFIPVARIADQLLHPGEPFTYHGVTYRYQDIRLVYWAGGNPFHHHQDLARLVQAWQKPETIVVHEQYWTAAAKMADIVLPATTTLERDDIFYAAREPVVAAMKSVQPPTGQSRDDYAIFAELSRLLGIENAFTEGLDADGWLQRLYGEWRTRLAERADVALPPFDDFWREGLVRLPQTGEPVVLLEDFRRDPVAHPLKTASGRIEIFCKTIADFGLDDCPGYACWREPHEWLGSPVAERFPLHLISDQPRNKLHSQLDHSPHSRADKIDGREPVYLHPADAQSRGIEAGALVRLFNDRGACLAVAVPSEAIRPGVVRLSTGAWFDPAPDASGAPLLDKHGNPNVLTADIPSSSFSQGCSAHTCLVQVEAWQGGEAPAVTAFAMPV
- a CDS encoding class II aldolase/adducin family protein; translation: MASDHLRHRPAHIPAEEWTARCELAALYRLIAHFRWADLIYTHVSARLPGPGDRFLINDYRRMFHEMRASDLVAIDLEGNKLEAGSEAQVVNRAGFVIHSALHAARPDLRCIVHTHSRAGIAVSAQRCGLLPISQHALKFHGHLAYHDYEGIALDTEERERLVRDLGPDHRAMILRNHGLLVGGRSVAEAFDHIYFLERACDAQLAAQSGGMDQIVMPPMAVREHTAGQYRHDEMPAWVDMAWVAALRLIDAEQSDVWT
- a CDS encoding aminotransferase; this encodes MSITLTPAVTPTLSPLASMDAAHSVHPHTNLRRHLDAGPSIITRGDGIYVEDEQGARYLEAAAGLWCASLGFGNARLAQVAAKVMTEIGYYHNFRSASTPAAAELSAKLAAFAPPGMDKVLLQCSGSEANDTALKLVWYHWAGQGQPQRRKIISRLGAYHGTGAITACLTAKANFHTGFGLPFDGFLYTGMPYHYRHAHPGEDEQAFSSRLAAELEALILREGPETIAAFWAEPVMGSGGAIVAPAGYFDKIQAVLRKYEILLVADEVICGFGRTGEMWGSETYGMTPDLICSAKSLSAAMVPISAVLIGERVFAGMMAQTDKLGSFAHGYTYGGHPMACAVAHEVLTIYEEMDLVGHVKSVEPLFLAGLAKLAGREYVGEANGVGLIGAVEIVTDRATKAVADAALMARIEAATRANGLIVRLIGNRIALSPPQIISAAEVGEMFDRLGRALDDVFGV
- a CDS encoding IclR family transcriptional regulator, with product MDTATNPVKTKPVDAALRALKILKVFDHRRPELTLSEIAAQTGMVKSTTLRMLLSLIEEGFVTVNASKRYMLGPEVYRLGCCYADSFDLEQRIRPRMKALVRDSDECVSFFQRLGDQRMCLFRENSQQVLREHVAEGDTVVLDKGAAGRVLMDFERTNALESGSEAVRARLPYISHGERNSEIGGLAAPVFSNQKGLIGALAISGPVARLTPERIDALRPLIYATAAELSMLLGSRFYA
- a CDS encoding aldehyde dehydrogenase — protein: MTARYENLIDGHDCPPAQGAYLDSENPWTTQVWAQIPRSTPEDIDRAVAAASAAFRNAAWAGISATKRAALMRRLGDLVEANAKELALAEVRDNGKTYTEMLRQMLNTAEWYRYYGGLCDKIEGRVIPVEAPGHFNYTLREPLGVIAMIIPWNSPVRLLAWKLAPALAAGNTCVIKPSEHASTSTLTFARLVREAGFPDGVVNVVCGLGAEIGPALTDHPDIAKVAFTGGVGSGTAVYVAAAKRMRPATLELGGKSPNIVFADADLDAAVQGVAGGIFASGGQSCVAGSRLLVADAIHDAFVARLADVARRIRMGDPMDAATHVGPVANRPQFEHIMKMISMARDEGATIACGGESVTGAQGGLFVQPTICTGVTADMRIAQEEVFGPVLSVLRFSTEEEAVALANSTRFGLGAGIWTTDVGRAHRMAARVRSGSVWVNTYRMTSQTSPFGGFDLSGVGREGGQAMIDAYLQTKSVWVNTTGVMAPAFPSL
- a CDS encoding AbrB family transcriptional regulator, yielding MGRSVRVLHLAAWALRLVLVLAVSFGGGWVAHAVGVPLGWLLGSLVASAALAQMGLSVNIEPIRPYVLIFLGLALGQTFNQQVLLSLAGSLPAIVLCAMLTVAAGLVGAQVFSRFGGLDARTAFFCGTPGGVVLMAIHAREAGVSEQQVVLAQTIRLILVVLVYPALVALLSAHEIHGPSGHAFAPAAALSQQGSPGLLMLWWLAGLGAAFLGKKIGIPNPWMLAPCLLTAAFASSGVAPEHVPAEWIVIAQGVLGISLGSAMTRQFIRGSHRLVLASVLSSVVLSVILILLGLAAAWLFHLPVAGSLLGMAPGGMPEMAVTAQALQVSVPLVLAFHFVRVVFSNLLLEPVWRCARALRLV